The Sphingobacteriaceae bacterium genome has a segment encoding these proteins:
- a CDS encoding T9SS type A sorting domain-containing protein — MKKIILSLYCIFNITAHAQNWVWAYPFTSYSGTQLMSLKLNSAGLPYVMGWSQTKTTFNASNGPFAFTGLNTFVTKLDNTGNVQWIGGGWGSSVWGRSMSIDKYSNCFITGQFGGNAYFGIGSDTLHRTASTLDYFLTKLDANGKTVFFKHEGDTCDDLGTSVTAFQSDEIIVTWTDQLACDNNDAFKSHLKKMNSSGNDIWSLKQPFDGLGSNTITYAPNNGFLVSGSWFGSTLKLEGISDTLALASTIPNSISDVFLAKYSISGNPKWVKAVRGNNYQFVKGLTANNSNIYMGLDSWDSCFYDNILLIPKATRTHHIIKTDSVGNYIKHIGFPESLYPTVFWLKDLKSDDDGNVYLLAQVDTSLCIGNDTIHFDRLPNEQALAIIKLDQNLNYIWSQHITFGMCNCWGGELAITDSLVYVGINYDAAVSLHGSAYQFPAPDVSSSSNCFVAAIQNGSIPSSIKEITEFQKINIFPNPTSGKFVIRSTKLKEITVRNILGKKLIEERSVSGINDMYIDLSQQPKGVYLIEILSNEKKAVRKIIIE, encoded by the coding sequence TTGAAAAAAATTATACTTTCATTATACTGTATTTTCAATATCACTGCCCATGCGCAGAATTGGGTATGGGCTTATCCATTTACATCATACAGTGGGACTCAATTGATGAGTCTTAAGCTTAATTCCGCCGGCCTCCCTTATGTTATGGGATGGAGCCAAACCAAAACTACCTTTAATGCGAGTAACGGGCCATTTGCTTTTACTGGTCTGAATACTTTTGTGACAAAGCTTGATAATACAGGAAACGTGCAATGGATTGGTGGAGGATGGGGATCAAGCGTATGGGGTAGAAGCATGAGTATTGATAAATATTCAAACTGCTTTATAACTGGTCAGTTTGGTGGCAATGCTTATTTTGGAATTGGCTCAGACACATTACATAGGACAGCGAGCACTCTTGACTATTTTCTTACAAAACTTGATGCGAATGGCAAGACCGTTTTTTTTAAGCATGAAGGTGACACTTGTGATGATCTTGGAACTTCAGTAACCGCTTTTCAGTCGGATGAAATTATTGTTACATGGACTGATCAGCTTGCTTGCGATAATAATGATGCTTTTAAGTCGCATTTGAAAAAAATGAATTCGTCAGGAAATGATATCTGGTCTTTAAAACAACCTTTCGATGGCTTAGGATCAAACACTATTACTTACGCACCTAACAATGGGTTTTTGGTTTCTGGTTCTTGGTTTGGCTCAACTCTAAAGCTGGAAGGAATTTCCGATACCTTGGCGTTAGCTTCAACAATTCCTAATAGCATTTCAGACGTCTTTCTTGCAAAATACTCTATAAGTGGGAATCCAAAATGGGTTAAGGCTGTAAGAGGCAATAATTACCAGTTTGTAAAAGGGCTTACAGCAAACAACTCCAATATTTATATGGGCTTGGATAGTTGGGATTCCTGCTTTTATGATAATATACTCCTCATTCCAAAGGCAACAAGAACTCATCACATTATAAAAACGGATTCAGTAGGTAATTACATTAAACATATTGGTTTTCCTGAGTCACTCTATCCGACGGTTTTTTGGTTAAAAGATCTGAAGAGTGATGACGATGGGAATGTTTATTTATTAGCGCAAGTTGATACTTCGCTATGCATAGGCAATGATACGATACACTTTGATCGATTACCAAATGAACAAGCACTTGCAATAATAAAGCTCGATCAGAATCTGAATTACATTTGGTCACAGCATATAACCTTTGGGATGTGCAACTGTTGGGGTGGAGAACTTGCGATTACTGATTCATTAGTCTATGTTGGAATAAATTATGATGCAGCGGTTTCTTTACATGGTAGTGCTTATCAGTTTCCCGCACCGGATGTTTCTTCTTCAAGTAATTGTTTTGTTGCAGCTATTCAAAATGGCTCTATTCCTTCCTCAATAAAAGAAATTACTGAATTCCAAAAGATCAATATTTTTCCAAACCCTACTTCAGGAAAATTTGTAATTCGCTCGACTAAACTAAAAGAAATCACTGTTAGAAATATTTTGGGTAAAAAATTAATAGAAGAACGGTCTGTGTCAGGTATAAACGATATGTACATCGATCTAAGTCAACAACCAAAAGGCGTTTACTTGATCGAGATACTTTCTAATGAAAAAAAAGCAGTTAGAAAAATAATTATCGAATGA
- a CDS encoding S41 family peptidase, which translates to MKKGHLIILIILLSKLSFSQNCSCADNFVWLKETFEKNDAGFQYVLDKKGEVDYKKHTDIYSEKVKTITDKELCAKALLEWLRYFRRGHLWLKSLAKAEVSEKENVDNDKIRKQFKDWEKYAYNEKEFNSYISQLKKPTLEGIWSSPPYKIGIRKVNDEYIGFVLEADGVYWTKAQVKFRIKDDNSKISGTYYMRDHSASEIKTAKFLGNNYFSLGSSLFKRIAPIFPADKSLDLSFKFESTEIPLFEKLSNTTVILRIPSFDGSAKKQIDSIIVANMETITKTENLIIDLQDNGGGSDGSFEKLIPLIYTNPIRVVGMELLSTPLNNKRMEEFANNPDASPEDKKWARETADKLNKNLGKFVNLDSSIVDIETSDTMYAYPKKVGIIINGGCGSTTEQFILAAKQSKKVKLFGTTTFGSLDISNMFSVKSPCNDLELGYCLSKSYRIPDFTIDGKGLQPDYYIDKEIPNYGWIEYVNQILNTP; encoded by the coding sequence ATGAAAAAAGGACATTTAATCATCTTGATAATTTTACTTTCAAAATTATCATTCAGTCAAAATTGTAGCTGTGCAGATAATTTTGTTTGGCTCAAAGAAACGTTCGAAAAAAATGACGCAGGGTTTCAATATGTACTGGACAAGAAAGGCGAAGTAGACTATAAAAAGCATACAGACATTTATTCTGAGAAAGTAAAAACCATTACAGACAAAGAACTTTGTGCTAAGGCACTTTTAGAATGGTTACGCTATTTCCGTAGAGGCCATTTATGGTTGAAATCTTTAGCTAAAGCAGAGGTGTCTGAAAAGGAAAATGTAGATAATGACAAAATCCGAAAACAATTTAAAGACTGGGAAAAGTATGCGTATAATGAAAAGGAATTCAATTCCTACATTTCCCAATTAAAAAAGCCAACATTAGAAGGCATTTGGTCATCACCGCCCTATAAAATTGGCATAAGAAAAGTCAATGATGAATACATTGGGTTTGTTCTTGAAGCTGATGGTGTCTATTGGACAAAGGCGCAAGTTAAATTTAGAATCAAAGATGATAATAGCAAAATAAGCGGAACCTATTACATGAGGGATCACTCTGCATCAGAAATCAAAACCGCTAAATTTCTCGGCAACAATTATTTTAGTCTTGGTTCTTCCCTATTCAAGCGGATTGCGCCAATATTTCCTGCGGACAAATCTCTTGACTTGTCTTTTAAATTCGAATCCACGGAGATCCCTTTATTTGAAAAACTATCAAACACAACTGTTATACTCAGGATTCCCTCATTCGACGGTTCCGCCAAAAAACAAATTGATAGCATAATTGTCGCTAATATGGAAACCATTACAAAAACAGAAAATCTTATTATTGACTTACAGGATAACGGCGGCGGAAGTGACGGTAGCTTTGAAAAACTAATTCCTCTTATTTATACAAATCCTATACGGGTGGTTGGGATGGAGCTATTATCCACTCCGTTGAACAATAAACGAATGGAAGAATTTGCAAATAATCCAGATGCTTCACCAGAAGATAAAAAATGGGCAAGAGAAACTGCGGATAAATTAAATAAGAACTTAGGAAAGTTTGTAAACCTAGATAGTTCCATTGTGGATATTGAAACTTCAGATACAATGTATGCTTATCCAAAAAAAGTTGGTATAATAATAAATGGAGGATGTGGTAGTACTACTGAACAGTTTATTTTAGCGGCTAAGCAAAGTAAAAAAGTAAAGTTATTCGGAACGACAACTTTTGGAAGCCTTGATATTTCAAATATGTTTTCGGTTAAGTCTCCTTGCAATGATTTAGAATTAGGTTATTGTTTATCAAAGAGCTATCGTATTCCAGACTTTACAATAGACGGTAAAGGATTACAGCCCGATTATTATATTGACAAAGAAATTCCAAATTACGGGTGGATTGAATATGTAAATCAAATTTTAAACACTCCATAG
- a CDS encoding efflux RND transporter periplasmic adaptor subunit, whose translation MRLIVTYLSILLLIVSCGDKTELISPTLEKITESVYASGNIKSKNQYQVFSTVNGIIEEIYVREGELVQPNDSILKIKNFSSRMNAANAKIAANLASINSNGEKVVELKNLSELALAKYKSDSINFIRQQNLWAQQIGSKNELEQKELLFKNSKSNYINSLLRYNDLKKQLEFTEQQALNNLEISNSNESDFIIKSSVKGKLYSLLKEKGELVTTQGPIAVIGDDQNFEIELLVDEYDITKIKLEQKVFVTMDSYKKRIFDAVVTKIDPIMNEKTRTFKILAEFKQLPETIYPNLTVEANILIQEKDKVLTIPRIYLLGDTAVMLESKELKKVTTGLMDYKKVEITSGLQAEDKIRKPD comes from the coding sequence ATGCGATTAATTGTTACTTACCTATCCATTTTATTGCTTATCGTATCTTGCGGTGATAAAACAGAGCTGATTTCCCCTACCCTCGAAAAAATTACAGAATCTGTTTATGCATCCGGGAACATTAAAAGTAAAAATCAATATCAGGTTTTCTCAACAGTAAACGGAATAATTGAAGAAATATATGTCCGAGAGGGAGAATTAGTACAACCGAACGACTCCATCCTTAAAATAAAAAATTTCTCTTCCCGCATGAACGCAGCTAATGCCAAAATTGCTGCCAACTTGGCTAGTATTAACTCCAACGGAGAAAAAGTAGTTGAATTGAAAAACCTAAGCGAATTGGCTCTAGCAAAGTATAAATCAGATTCCATCAACTTTATCAGACAACAAAACTTATGGGCACAGCAAATTGGAAGTAAAAATGAATTGGAACAAAAAGAATTGTTATTTAAAAATTCGAAATCTAATTATATCAATTCACTTTTACGATACAACGACTTAAAAAAACAATTAGAATTTACCGAACAACAAGCCCTCAATAATCTGGAAATTAGCAATTCGAATGAGTCTGACTTTATCATTAAGAGTTCAGTAAAAGGGAAGCTTTACAGCCTCTTAAAAGAAAAAGGAGAATTGGTAACCACGCAAGGCCCGATAGCCGTAATAGGAGATGATCAAAATTTTGAAATTGAATTATTGGTAGATGAGTATGACATTACCAAAATAAAATTAGAGCAGAAAGTTTTTGTAACGATGGATAGTTATAAAAAAAGAATATTTGATGCGGTGGTAACTAAAATTGATCCGATCATGAATGAAAAAACCCGCACGTTTAAAATCTTAGCTGAATTTAAACAATTGCCTGAAACCATTTACCCCAATTTAACGGTTGAAGCCAATATACTAATACAGGAAAAAGATAAAGTATTAACTATACCCAGAATTTATCTGTTGGGTGATACCGCGGTAATGTTAGAAAGCAAGGAATTGAAAAAAGTAACAACCGGGTTAATGGACTACAAAAAAGTGGAGATAACAAGCGGATTACAAGCAGAAGATAAAATTCGCAAGCCGGATTAA
- a CDS encoding phospholipase D family protein — protein sequence MKLLINSSDLEKEFLRLAKQYKKYYWATAWAGISSKVFSDLTSRAGKIEKMIIGIHFYQTHPDFIEKFLETSSVRFIMQPTGTFHPKLYLFYNNSNDWELLIGSANFTNAAFSLNTEATILVSSKSDNSEDVLKSAFKLIEESWDNAKKVSKTELEHYRIAWKNHKPKVDSLSGQYGGAKKVRKPLHQVPMAIMTWKDFIHKVNYEPHHGPESRLAVIAKCKELFESVDHFSQLKGEERKFIAGIPNKMKGAESLDWGLFGSMKGAGVFKNKIIINDINISNALDQIPLQGQITKTHYDNFIKHFTKAFSGVGTASRLLAMKRPDTFICFVSKNKSLLCKDFGIQQANMDYERYWTDVIVSIFDSEWWLHPSPKNNQEEKISEARAAFLDALYYEG from the coding sequence ATGAAATTACTAATAAACTCATCGGACTTAGAAAAGGAATTTCTACGGCTTGCGAAACAATACAAGAAATACTATTGGGCAACTGCATGGGCTGGCATTTCATCAAAGGTTTTTTCCGATTTGACATCAAGGGCAGGAAAAATTGAAAAGATGATCATAGGTATTCATTTTTATCAAACGCATCCGGATTTCATAGAGAAATTTCTAGAAACAAGCTCAGTTCGTTTCATAATGCAACCTACTGGTACGTTTCATCCTAAGTTATATTTGTTCTATAACAACAGTAATGACTGGGAATTACTTATTGGTAGTGCGAACTTCACTAATGCCGCATTTTCATTAAATACAGAGGCAACAATATTGGTAAGTAGCAAGAGTGATAATTCCGAAGACGTTTTAAAATCTGCTTTTAAACTGATCGAAGAAAGTTGGGATAACGCAAAAAAAGTATCAAAAACCGAACTTGAACATTACCGAATTGCATGGAAAAACCACAAACCCAAAGTAGATAGTTTATCAGGTCAATATGGTGGTGCAAAAAAAGTAAGAAAACCCCTTCATCAAGTCCCTATGGCGATTATGACATGGAAGGATTTTATTCATAAAGTTAATTACGAACCCCATCATGGTCCGGAAAGTCGTTTAGCAGTTATTGCAAAATGTAAAGAATTATTTGAAAGCGTTGATCATTTCAGTCAACTTAAAGGAGAGGAAAGAAAATTCATTGCAGGTATTCCAAACAAAATGAAAGGAGCAGAAAGTTTAGATTGGGGTTTGTTTGGAAGTATGAAAGGCGCAGGAGTATTTAAAAACAAGATAATCATCAATGATATTAATATTTCAAACGCCTTAGACCAAATTCCTTTGCAGGGACAAATCACAAAAACCCACTATGATAATTTTATAAAGCATTTTACAAAAGCATTTTCCGGGGTTGGGACAGCATCAAGACTTTTAGCTATGAAAAGACCGGACACGTTTATTTGTTTTGTAAGTAAAAACAAATCGCTTCTCTGCAAAGACTTTGGGATTCAACAAGCAAATATGGATTACGAAAGATATTGGACGGATGTGATCGTTAGTATATTTGACTCGGAGTGGTGGCTACATCCTTCTCCAAAGAATAACCAAGAAGAAAAAATTAGCGAGGCCAGAGCAGCCTTTTTAGACGCTTTATATTATGAGGGATAG
- a CDS encoding ABC transporter permease: MKYKLIYKIAISLLGARLKQTIVAAVGVTFSIMMFITLLSFMAGLNDMLDGLILNRTAHVRLFKDVKPSLTQPIDLKSSAPNQHNFVSSVRSGNNRKEIYNSLAIIKAVLTDPRVLGVAPKIMAPVFYNDGAIEINGTVNGIDVEEEIRLFHFQEYIINGNSSDLKTVSNSIILGTVLAEKLMVNVGDVVFITSTLGERVPLKVVGTFQSGLAELDKINSYASLATTQKLLGKSNNYITDIQIKLKDLNLAPTVAKEYAQQFAIDAEDIQTANAQFETGSSVRSIISYAVGITLLVVAGFGIYNILNMMIFEKMDSIAILKATGFSGKDVKYIFLLIALIIGVTGGLSGLIFGFFLSYGIDHIPFEAASIPSIKTFPVNYSIVFYFIAATFSIITTYFAGFFPAKKAGKIDPVAIIRGK, translated from the coding sequence ATGAAGTACAAATTAATTTATAAAATTGCAATTTCCTTACTTGGCGCCAGGCTTAAACAAACCATTGTAGCGGCGGTTGGAGTAACATTCAGTATCATGATGTTTATTACTTTGTTGAGTTTTATGGCTGGCCTTAACGACATGCTCGATGGATTAATATTAAACAGAACTGCACATGTACGCTTATTTAAAGATGTAAAACCTAGTCTTACACAACCCATAGATTTAAAAAGTTCCGCGCCAAATCAACATAATTTTGTGAGCTCTGTGCGCTCAGGCAATAACCGAAAAGAAATTTACAATAGCTTAGCTATAATAAAAGCCGTTTTAACCGATCCACGTGTTTTGGGTGTTGCTCCAAAAATAATGGCGCCTGTGTTTTATAATGATGGTGCCATAGAAATTAACGGAACCGTAAATGGAATTGATGTAGAAGAAGAAATTCGTCTCTTTCACTTTCAGGAATATATAATAAACGGTAACAGTTCTGATTTAAAAACAGTTTCAAATAGTATAATTCTAGGAACAGTGTTAGCCGAAAAACTCATGGTGAATGTTGGAGATGTTGTTTTTATTACATCAACATTAGGCGAACGAGTTCCACTAAAAGTAGTAGGTACATTTCAATCGGGTTTAGCTGAACTTGATAAAATTAATAGTTACGCTTCATTGGCAACCACTCAAAAATTACTGGGTAAAAGCAATAATTACATTACTGACATTCAGATAAAATTAAAAGACCTAAACCTTGCCCCTACCGTAGCGAAAGAATATGCACAACAATTTGCGATAGATGCGGAAGATATTCAAACCGCCAATGCCCAATTTGAAACCGGAAGTAGTGTACGTTCTATTATATCCTATGCCGTTGGGATTACCTTATTGGTAGTAGCGGGGTTTGGTATTTATAATATTTTAAATATGATGATTTTTGAAAAAATGGATTCCATTGCTATTTTAAAAGCAACCGGATTTTCAGGTAAAGATGTAAAATATATTTTTTTACTAATTGCCTTAATCATTGGTGTTACCGGAGGACTGAGTGGTTTAATCTTTGGTTTCTTTCTATCCTACGGCATTGACCATATTCCTTTTGAGGCCGCTTCTATTCCATCCATTAAAACATTTCCGGTAAATTACAGTATTGTGTTTTATTTTATTGCCGCTACCTTTTCAATTATCACTACCTATTTCGCCGGTTTCTTTCCAGCCAAAAAAGCTGGTAAGATTGATCCGGTGGCTATTATCAGAGGGAAATAA
- a CDS encoding aminotransferase class I/II-fold pyridoxal phosphate-dependent enzyme produces MKDIFEKIKSNLGPIGEHAKESHGYFTFPKLEGDINPHMEFRGKNLLNWSLNNYLGLANHPEVRKADADAAQKYGLALPMGARMMSGNSTFHEQLEAELSEFVKKEDTILCNFGYQAMVSAIDAIVDRHDVIVYDAESHACILDGVRLHMGKRYVFKHNDIEDCVKQLERAKKLAEQTGGGILVITEGVFGMRGDQGKLKEIVELKKKYNFRLFVDDAHGCGTMGKNGGGTGEEQNCQDGIDIYFGTFAKSFALIGGYISSTKEIITFLRYNMRSQIFAKSLPMPLVIGALKRLELMRNHPEYREKLWEITRALQGGLQEAGFNIGDTNSPVTPVYLNGSIPEATNMVIDLRENFGIFCSMVVYPVIPKGMIILRLIPTAVHTLEDVKYTIECFSKIKDKLYGGEYKADKIREGFSQKL; encoded by the coding sequence ATGAAAGATATTTTTGAAAAAATAAAATCCAACTTAGGCCCGATTGGTGAACACGCAAAAGAATCACATGGTTACTTTACTTTTCCAAAACTGGAAGGCGATATTAATCCTCACATGGAATTCAGAGGAAAAAATTTATTGAACTGGAGCTTAAACAATTATTTGGGATTAGCCAATCATCCGGAGGTTAGAAAAGCGGATGCTGATGCGGCACAAAAATACGGATTGGCTTTGCCGATGGGTGCACGTATGATGAGTGGGAATTCTACTTTTCATGAGCAATTAGAAGCCGAACTATCTGAATTTGTAAAAAAGGAAGATACTATTCTTTGTAATTTTGGTTATCAGGCCATGGTTTCCGCCATTGATGCAATTGTTGATCGCCATGACGTGATTGTTTATGATGCAGAAAGCCACGCATGTATATTAGATGGTGTTCGTTTGCATATGGGTAAGCGTTATGTATTTAAACATAATGATATTGAGGATTGCGTTAAGCAATTAGAAAGAGCTAAAAAATTGGCTGAACAAACCGGCGGTGGAATTTTAGTGATTACCGAAGGTGTATTTGGAATGCGTGGCGATCAGGGAAAATTAAAGGAAATTGTAGAGCTGAAAAAGAAATATAATTTCCGTTTGTTTGTTGATGATGCACACGGGTGTGGTACTATGGGTAAAAATGGTGGAGGTACCGGTGAAGAACAAAATTGCCAGGATGGAATTGATATTTATTTTGGAACTTTTGCTAAATCATTTGCCTTAATTGGTGGATACATCAGTTCGACTAAAGAAATTATTACTTTTTTACGTTATAATATGCGTAGTCAGATTTTTGCAAAAAGTTTGCCTATGCCTTTAGTAATTGGTGCTTTAAAAAGGTTAGAATTGATGCGTAATCACCCTGAATACAGAGAGAAGTTATGGGAAATTACCAGAGCTTTACAGGGCGGTTTACAGGAAGCCGGATTTAATATTGGTGATACTAACAGTCCGGTTACTCCCGTTTACTTAAATGGCAGTATACCTGAAGCTACCAATATGGTGATTGATTTACGTGAAAATTTTGGGATTTTCTGTTCGATGGTTGTTTATCCGGTTATTCCTAAAGGCATGATCATTTTACGTTTAATTCCTACCGCGGTTCATACCTTGGAAGATGTGAAATACACCATTGAGTGTTTCAGCAAAATTAAAGATAAGTTGTATGGAGGCGAGTATAAGGCTGACAAAATTAGAGAAGGCTTTTCGCAGAAACTATAA
- a CDS encoding ABC transporter ATP-binding protein: METVLEAKNIIKEFHDPVTITVLKDLSFKINKGEFVSIIGKSGCGKSTLLYILSTMDTDFDGELLIDGESTQNKTEKELSRIRNEKIGFVFQFHYLLNEFSVLENVMLPGLKLGKFSNQEVEYRAMEKLKKLGIEHLAKKNANLVSGGEKQRVAIARALINDPLIIMGDEPTGNLDKKNSENVFSIFKQLTEEFNQTLLIVTHDNEFAARTHRIIEMEDGKIIS, translated from the coding sequence ATGGAAACTGTACTTGAAGCTAAAAATATTATCAAAGAATTTCATGATCCTGTAACCATTACAGTTTTAAAAGATTTGAGCTTTAAAATAAACAAAGGTGAGTTTGTTTCCATAATTGGAAAATCGGGTTGCGGAAAATCTACCTTACTTTATATACTATCCACCATGGATACGGATTTTGATGGTGAATTGTTGATAGATGGAGAATCAACACAAAACAAAACAGAAAAAGAACTTTCTCGAATAAGAAATGAAAAAATAGGTTTTGTTTTTCAGTTTCATTATTTATTAAATGAATTTTCGGTATTGGAAAATGTAATGCTTCCGGGCTTAAAATTGGGGAAATTCTCAAACCAGGAAGTGGAGTATCGTGCTATGGAAAAACTAAAAAAATTGGGAATTGAACACTTGGCCAAAAAAAATGCAAATTTAGTTTCGGGTGGAGAAAAACAAAGAGTGGCCATAGCCAGAGCGCTAATTAATGATCCCTTAATTATTATGGGTGATGAACCAACCGGAAACCTGGATAAAAAAAATAGCGAAAACGTTTTCTCCATATTTAAACAATTAACCGAAGAGTTCAATCAAACACTTTTAATTGTAACACACGACAATGAATTTGCCGCTCGTACACACCGTATTATTGAGATGGAAGACGGTAAAATTATCAGTTAA
- the guaA gene encoding glutamine-hydrolyzing GMP synthase, whose product MQEQILILDFGSQYTQLIARRLREINVYCEIHPYNKIPSISPDIKGVILSGSPHSVREEKPLMPDLTAIKGKLPLLGVCYGAQFLAHFYGGEVGKSNSREYGRAHLQVKDKTCPLFEGMSEESQVWMSHADTILKIPDNYSITASTHDVKVAAYRIKDENTYAIQFHPEVYHTTEGLALLRNFAFGICGCKGDWTPASFVETTVADLKKQIGNDKVILGLSGGVDSSVAAMLLHKAIGKNLHCIFVDNGLLRKNEFESVLDSYKHMGLNVKGVDAKNKFYTALNGLSDPEQKRKAIGKTFIDVFDEESKVDKDAKWLGQGTIYPDVIESLSVKGPSATIKSHHNVGGLPDYMKLKIVEPLRSLFKDEVRRVGHEMGLDKNLLQRHPFPGPGLAIRILGDITEQKVKLLQEVDAIFIDSLKAQNLYNQVWQAGAILLPVQSVGVMGDERTYENVVALRAVSSTDGMTADWCHLPYEFLAKVSNDIINKVKGVNRVVYDISSKPPATIEWE is encoded by the coding sequence ATGCAGGAACAAATCCTCATCCTCGATTTCGGCTCTCAATACACGCAACTCATTGCCCGCCGTCTTCGCGAAATTAATGTGTATTGTGAAATCCATCCGTATAATAAAATACCAAGCATATCTCCTGATATTAAAGGGGTTATTTTGTCCGGTAGCCCACATAGCGTTCGGGAAGAGAAACCTTTAATGCCCGATTTAACTGCTATAAAGGGAAAATTACCTCTTTTGGGCGTTTGTTACGGGGCTCAGTTTTTAGCGCATTTTTATGGGGGTGAAGTGGGAAAATCCAATTCCAGAGAATATGGCAGAGCTCATTTGCAGGTAAAAGATAAAACCTGCCCTCTATTTGAAGGTATGTCTGAAGAATCTCAGGTTTGGATGAGCCATGCTGATACTATTCTTAAAATTCCGGATAACTACAGCATCACCGCAAGTACACACGATGTAAAAGTGGCTGCTTATCGTATAAAAGATGAAAATACCTACGCAATTCAGTTTCATCCCGAAGTTTATCATACTACCGAAGGTTTAGCTCTTCTCAGAAATTTTGCATTCGGAATTTGTGGATGTAAAGGAGACTGGACACCTGCTTCTTTTGTTGAAACAACCGTTGCAGATTTGAAAAAACAAATCGGGAATGATAAAGTTATTTTAGGATTAAGCGGTGGCGTGGATAGCAGTGTTGCTGCCATGTTGTTGCATAAAGCAATAGGCAAAAATTTGCATTGCATTTTTGTAGATAATGGCTTACTCCGAAAAAATGAATTTGAAAGTGTATTGGATTCATACAAACACATGGGTTTAAATGTGAAAGGTGTTGATGCTAAAAATAAATTCTATACCGCTTTAAATGGTCTTTCCGACCCTGAACAAAAACGCAAAGCTATAGGTAAAACTTTTATTGATGTATTTGATGAGGAATCAAAAGTGGATAAAGATGCTAAATGGTTGGGCCAGGGAACAATTTATCCGGATGTGATAGAAAGTTTGAGCGTAAAAGGACCTTCTGCAACTATTAAATCTCATCATAACGTAGGCGGATTACCCGATTACATGAAACTAAAAATAGTTGAGCCTTTACGTAGCTTGTTTAAAGATGAAGTGAGAAGAGTAGGACATGAAATGGGACTCGATAAAAATTTATTACAACGTCATCCTTTTCCAGGTCCGGGTTTAGCCATTCGCATTCTTGGCGATATAACCGAACAAAAAGTTAAATTATTACAAGAAGTAGATGCCATCTTTATTGATTCATTAAAGGCACAAAATTTGTATAATCAGGTTTGGCAGGCCGGTGCTATTTTACTACCTGTTCAAAGCGTTGGTGTTATGGGCGATGAACGTACTTATGAAAATGTGGTTGCTTTACGTGCGGTGAGCAGTACGGATGGTATGACGGCTGATTGGTGCCATTTGCCTTACGAATTTTTGGCCAAAGTGAGTAATGATATCATTAATAAAGTGAAAGGTGTAAATCGTGTGGTGTACGATATTAGTTCTAAACCTCCTGCAACCATTGAGTGGGAATAA